The genomic region AACTTACGTCCTCCTTGTGTGCATCTGTGGTCTCCTCTCTACCTTTTTTCCCATCTCTGACACCGTGTAAGCACTGCCCTCCTTCTTTTCACCGTTCCTACTGACGTGCTAAGCAGGAAACGGCCCCCAAAAAGGACAGTCTTTTCAAGATGTACTTCGTTGAGGCTGGCTCGTCGCACTTGTCGCCGCCAGGCGTCATCACGTCACCTGCGCCTTTGCCGCTCAGCACCCCCATCAAGGATGTATCGATGATATCTTTTGGTAACAACGACTCCTCCACCGGCATTTCTGCGTCTCCGCCATCGTACGAGGCTGTCGCTCTCGACCCGAAAGGCCCTCGTAGCCAGACGAACCTCTTTGTGCGCAAGCTGGCCTCGGCTGTGACGGAGGATGACATGCGCAGGCTGTTTGGGCAGTATGGCACGATCATTTCCTTCGCGCTTATGCGCGACATCTACACTGGCGAGAGCCTTGGCACCGCCTTTGTGCGCTACAGTACCCACGAGGAGGCCCGCTCGGCCATGGCGGCTCTCGACGGGCACGAGCTCTACGGTCGTCCCATCTCCATTCAGTGGGCGAAGCGTGAGCACGACAGCACCCCGTGCGGCGACGCCCGCCGCAAGATCCGCAAGCTCTTCGTGCGCAACATCCCTCTCGACGTGACGGCGCGTCATCTACGCCAGATCTTCTCCAAGTTCGGATCCATCAGCAACGTCACTCTACATAGCGATACAGCCCCCGCCACGTTCCGCGACAGTAACGACAGCTCGCGCCTGATCAGTCAAATTCGAAACATCGCCTTCATTCTCTTCCAGGAAGACGACGTCGCGGAGCAGGCTGTGAGTGTGCTGCACAACACGTGCCCCTTCGAAAGCTGCGAGGGAATCCCGCTTATGGTGAAACTGGCCGAGGACAACCGCGACCGTATTGACCGCAAGCAGCGATTCTGCGAAAGCAGCGCGGCGAATACGAGCCCCAAGGGGCCCCCGAGGCCCATGATGCAGAATGGCCATCTCTCCGGCGCTGTTTCTGTCTCGCCACATAccgtttctctctccacgCCACCCTCGTCAGTGCTCTCGCCTGCAACGCTTTCGATGGATGTTAGCTGCAATAGCCCCTTCTTCATACACGACGGCCAAACACCTTCGCTGCCATCGAGTGGGCAACAGGCACTGCCTTTCACTGTTTCAGGCTCGACAGCTACAACTACTCCGATGCTGCACGCCACGGTAGACACGAACGGAAACACTGCGTACGTCTACGTCTCAACTGTGTCGAACAAgggcgtcgcgcagcagaTGCTACCAGCACCTTCGGCCCCTGGTCAGTACGTCATCGCGTCCGGTGGGCTCCAGGGGTTTCCGGCGGCAAACAGAGTGGTGCCACAAACCTTCTACACGGCGGCTGCGTCTCCCTCCGCGCCGCAGTACTATCAGACCGTGACGCTGCCACAAGTCTTTGTGGACGCGCAGGGCCAgttgctgcagcc from Leishmania braziliensis MHOM/BR/75/M2904 complete genome, chromosome 29 harbors:
- a CDS encoding putative RNA-binding protein codes for the protein MYFVEAGSSHLSPPGVITSPAPLPLSTPIKDVSMISFGNNDSSTGISASPPSYEAVALDPKGPRSQTNLFVRKLASAVTEDDMRRLFGQYGTIISFALMRDIYTGESLGTAFVRYSTHEEARSAMAALDGHELYGRPISIQWAKREHDSTPCGDARRKIRKLFVRNIPLDVTARHLRQIFSKFGSISNVTLHSDTAPATFRDSNDSSRLISQIRNIAFILFQEDDVAEQAVSVLHNTCPFESCEGIPLMVKLAEDNRDRIDRKQRFCESSAANTSPKGPPRPMMQNGHLSGAVSVSPHTVSLSTPPSSVLSPATLSMDVSCNSPFFIHDGQTPSLPSSGQQALPFTVSGSTATTTPMLHATVDTNGNTAYVYVSTVSNKGVAQQMLPAPSAPGQYVIASGGLQGFPAANRVVPQTFYTAAASPSAPQYYQTVTLPQVFVDAQGQLLQPQSNVFVPSYCSYSSNLQSPQKPPQQVPLVEGQAASMTQPLQTSAPAPKTSCGAFHNQSRQKPQMAHFQSAFSVSPLLNSAGGVLEQVPTVIFPATDSPANAIINPTNAMPSPAAGPMAFVPYNAAALPTANADTCGRSCYDSAMDGMHSTTLMRQGLVSSTVSCIEEGNVT